One part of the Bacillus sp. FJAT-45350 genome encodes these proteins:
- a CDS encoding EutN/CcmL family microcompartment protein, whose product MVIGTVIGSIWATRKEEGLTGVKLLKVKINHTHSGDTCTDSVLVAVDRIGAGTGDKVIVTRGTPASNFCDTPLPIDALIIGIIDLEDSERVK is encoded by the coding sequence ATGGTCATCGGAACAGTGATAGGTAGCATATGGGCAACAAGAAAAGAAGAAGGCTTAACAGGTGTAAAACTATTAAAAGTAAAAATAAATCACACTCATTCGGGTGATACATGCACTGATTCCGTATTAGTAGCAGTAGATCGAATTGGAGCGGGAACAGGAGATAAAGTCATTGTGACAAGGGGTACACCAGCGTCTAATTTTTGTGATACGCCGCTTCCAATTGATGCGCTTATTATTGGAATTATTGATCTAGAAGATTCAGAAAGGGTGAAATAA
- a CDS encoding BMC domain-containing protein: MGIAVGMIETIGIANSIEATDLMLKTSDVVLFQQNKTDPALVTTFIKGDVSAVLEAVEVGRKVAERTGSLVAYSVIPSSDSQTIKHLIKG, translated from the coding sequence TTGGGTATAGCCGTTGGAATGATAGAAACGATTGGCATAGCTAATTCCATAGAGGCAACAGATTTAATGTTGAAAACCTCTGATGTTGTATTATTTCAACAAAATAAAACAGACCCCGCACTAGTAACTACTTTTATTAAAGGTGATGTTAGTGCAGTACTTGAAGCTGTAGAGGTTGGGCGAAAAGTAGCAGAGCGTACGGGGTCTTTAGTGGCTTATTCTGTCATTCCATCTTCTGATAGCCAAACAATAAAACATTTAATTAAGGGATAG
- the eutS gene encoding ethanolamine utilization microcompartment protein EutS: MAEEKKRFIQEFVPGKQITLSHLIANPNPELYDKLGLENSGALGILTLTPSETVIIAGDYTTKAANVKVGFLDRFTGSLVISGSVSEVETALIEVNRFLSDYLAYTPSIVTKS, translated from the coding sequence TTGGCAGAAGAAAAAAAGAGGTTTATACAAGAATTTGTACCAGGTAAACAAATAACATTAAGTCATTTGATTGCTAATCCAAATCCAGAGCTTTACGATAAACTCGGTTTAGAAAATTCAGGAGCGTTAGGAATACTAACTCTTACACCTAGTGAAACGGTAATCATTGCAGGGGATTACACTACGAAAGCAGCAAATGTTAAAGTGGGTTTTTTAGATAGATTTACTGGAAGTCTAGTCATATCGGGAAGTGTCTCAGAGGTAGAGACCGCTCTAATCGAAGTCAATCGTTTCTTAAGTGACTACTTGGCATATACACCATCGATTGTAACAAAGTCATAG
- a CDS encoding EutP/PduV family microcompartment system protein, whose product MDSLKNRALLIGSVGAGKTSLTFKLLGRKVEPRKTQSLHFYDWIIDSPGEYLENPMFYKSIMVTALEVTHILFIYDATKEKIFFPPSFSTGMNKLTIGVVTKCDHKDADIKRAQIHLKKAMQTGPIVCTSSVSGQGIEELKGLIHCSNYNEMRKYITGLKQHVVTFHN is encoded by the coding sequence GTGGACTCATTGAAAAACAGAGCTCTGTTGATTGGATCTGTTGGTGCAGGTAAAACATCACTGACTTTTAAATTGTTGGGGAGGAAAGTAGAACCCCGTAAAACCCAAAGCTTACATTTCTATGATTGGATTATTGACTCACCGGGGGAATATTTAGAAAATCCAATGTTCTATAAGAGTATTATGGTAACAGCGTTAGAAGTGACACACATCTTATTTATTTATGACGCAACTAAAGAAAAAATTTTCTTTCCACCTAGTTTTAGTACAGGGATGAATAAATTAACTATTGGTGTAGTAACTAAATGTGATCACAAAGATGCTGATATAAAAAGAGCGCAAATTCATCTCAAGAAAGCAATGCAAACTGGACCGATAGTATGTACATCTTCAGTAAGTGGGCAAGGAATTGAAGAGTTAAAAGGATTAATTCATTGTTCAAATTATAATGAAATGCGAAAGTATATTACCGGTTTAAAGCAACATGTGGTGACTTTTCATAATTAA